From Salarias fasciatus chromosome 8, fSalaFa1.1, whole genome shotgun sequence:
GTTTTGGCCTCCATTTCTTTGTTGTGAAGAATGAACCCCACACCGAAGCTAAAAGAAGAACACAGATTCACACTGTTTTGGGAATTTCTCCTTCATTTTCAAGCCAGGAGTTGTAGAAGGAGCTCGACCCACTCGGTGACATGTTACTCCTGCTGTAAGGAGCCAAATGCGCCACAGACGGGGGGGTGGGGTATAGATCATGTTGGGAGCACATGGAGGAGCATTGATCCCACCTGTctggcagcagctcctctcctccagccctGAAACGATGAGGGCGATAAATCTGTGAGTGACATGTAATTGGACGTATTGCATCTGTGTAAACATGGCAGCAGCCTGAGGACGCTCTTTGGGATTCATTATTTGTttgggaggaaaacaaactttgatttctttatcgtctcttgtttgtttgtttttttttctttcttttttagtcTGATGGCACAAGCAGCTGACAGATGACAGAGGAAAATCATAACAAGTGAGACAATGACAAAGAAGGAGCACGTCAAAAACAATGTCTGGAAGTGTGTAATCTTTATAGTTTTAACTCTAATTTCACAACAGGTAGAGAATTTGTTTCAGTATTGAGGCAAAGTAAATACTGAGACataaaaaagatgaatgaattaaaGTCTGCAGGTTCTCCACAGGACAGATGGGTTTATTAACAACTGTAGCATgctgccacctacaggacaagaAAGGAAAATACATTCAATCgatcctctctttctctctctctctctctctctctctctctctctctctctctttctctctctctctttctgtgtgtgtgtgtgtgtacatgtttttctatccttgtggggaccaaatgtccccacaaggataggaaaacctgacACGATGtgcttgtggggacctttttccggtcctaatgaggggaaacagtgttttcttgaccatgttgttgttactgaaaaaagtaaaagtgtaaaaacatttctttagggttaggcttcgttgtggtttgggttagggttaggataagggccagggttaggggctagtaaatgcattatgtcaatgagtgtcctcacaaggatagaaatacaaacctctgtgtgtgtgtgtgtgtgtgtgtgtgtgtgtgtgtgtgtgtgtgtgtccacatatGTTTAAATATGAGGTGAATATTTGTAATAATATCTAATATATTTGCTGTTTTGATCATACTGGGgctgctgtggttcagtggggaaaGCAGTTagttagtttgattcctgtctccccctgtctgcatgttgaagtgtccttgggcaagacactgaaccctgaattgcccccagtggatgaaCTGAGGGCCTTGCATGGCGGCCGccttcactggtgtgtgaatgtgagtgtgaatgtgttaatgcagtgtaaagcgctttggggtctgttaatgcagaggaaaagctctatataagtgtagaccatttatcATTTACTGGTTATCATACAACCATATGACATTAACAATAATGATTTAAATAGCAAAAACAATCAATAGTCATGATCGTCTTCTTTTTAAACTTTCGATTGAAAGCAAAGAAGTTCCCTCAGTCTGGAAGTCtgcctttgtttttccctcattaAAAGGAGGAGACCCTTCAATTTTATCTAATTACAGGCCAATTTCAAACTTGTGCGTCCTTTCAAAAATTCTTGAATCCCTTGTCAGTGATCAGCTAAAAGAATTCCTATCCTCAAATGAACTTCTGTCAAAGTTGCAATCAggtttcaggaaaaaacacagtaCCATCGTTGCAGCTACTGAAGTGATCAATGGCATATGTGTTGCCCTTGACAAAAAGCTGCACTGTGCTTCACTTTTTATTGATCTGTCAAAAGCCTTTGACACTGTGGACCATGCTATCCTAAAGCATAGGCTTGTCTGTTTGGGTTTGTCAAAAGACGCTGTTGCCCGGTTCACAAACTATCTGGATGGCCGGCCTCAGTGTATCAAGTATGATGACCTTTGTTCTGACCTTGAGAATGTCCACAAGGGGGTGCCTCAGGGGTCAATATTGGGACCCCTATTATTTATTATGTACATCAATAATCTGAGACAAAATGTGTCTGATGCCAATATTAacctttatgctgatgacactatTATTTACTGTTGTGGATCAACAGCTGCCAAAGCCATTGGGTCGCTGCAGAAAGCTTTTGATGTGGTTCAGCACACACTTCTGTCTCTAAAACTCATCTTAAATGTTGACAAGACCAAGCTAATGATCTTTTCAAATGCTAAAGTGTCCACTCATGAAGGAAGTGTTATAGAGGTGGTTCACATGTACAAATATCTTGGTGTCTGGCTTGATGATTCTCTCATTTTTAAACCTCACATAGATAACATGGCAAAGAAATTCAAGTTGAAATTGGGCTTTTTCTTCAGGAATAAGTTCTGCGTTTCTTTTAACGTGAAGAAAGGCTCGTCGCGGCAacttttttatcagttttagattATGGAGGTTTGTTTTATATGGACGCTTCTGCTCAATATCTTCACAAGATATAGACATAGACAGTCTTTATCATGCCTCTCTAAGATTTATAACGAACTGTAAAGCCGAGACCCATCACTGTGATCTGTACTCTCGTGTGGGATGGCCTTTCTTATCCACGAGGAGACTTGGACATTTGTATACTTTCATCTACAAGGCCATGCTTGGTCTGTTGCCCTCCTATATATGCGACTTAATCACACAGAGAAATGTCGACTCTCATTGTCTGTGCTCAAATGAATATGTATTGCTCTCTGTTCCGTTTGCCCAGAGCTAGGGAAAAGAGCTTCTGCGTACTTGTCTCAATATACTTGGAACAAGCTACAAAGGGACTGCAAACTGACCGAACTTGTTCCATTGAGCTCTTTTAAAACAAGACTGAGAGAACTCGAGACAGCATCTTTTATGTGCAACTGTTTTTCCTAATCTTACTTGTAATTTATAACGTATATGTTTATAATTTATTTGGAATTGTAACTTTGTAActcccaggactcccttgaaaaagaggctgttaatctcaatgggactttcctggttaaataaaggttaaatgaaataaaataaaaaaatagcaaaaacaatCAATAGTCATGATCGTCCTAATTCTTCTTATTCTTATTGTTATCATTACTTTTTgtaagttttcatttcattagcCGCAACCAGAATCCAACATTTCGATTTATgtttaaatagaaaaataaataattagagGTGGCAAACCCAAAATTGGGAAATAGCATTTTATTTGcttgaattttattttcatattcataataTATTTGTTTATCATTAGATATTTAGAAtagttatttaaatatttttcgcAATACTGTTCAAATAAACAGTGAGTGACAATAGCAATCGTTAcagtgagagctgaaaacaaactgacTCACTACTTCCCTCTAATGTACTGAACTGATatcacagaaatgtttcattctGCTCCTTTACAAACAGAGTCCTGTGCAGCTGTTGGaccaaaaactaaaaatatttcCTGGTGGGACTGataattttattaaaaatgtgactaaTCAGTCATCTTTACAGGTTCAAATAAAAGACAATGAAGAGATGAGAGTGGAGGAGAAAATATTTCATGTGtcaacacagcaacaacacctCACATTAACATTTTACTGTAGAATTAAACGAGTGAACACACAACAaattaaaactttattcagtttgatgactgttttttttcttcaaggaTATGATCAACTTGAACTTGAAGATAATGTACAATCTTTAAAAGACACTTTGCTGGCTTGCTGGTATACATACTGTAGCACCTGAAGAAATAAGAttgtaaaaactttttcaaGACAATTTTAGCCTGTTGAGAGTTTTCTAACTCTAAGTTCAGGAATTTCAATCAGTTTCACACTGTTTCACAGTCTCACATTAAtaacatttgtcttttttaaacaGACACCAAACTTCGTCTTAGTCTTTAAAGACAGACACTGAAATTCAATATCTTGGTGAAATTGAATATATGAGATCTTGAAAGAAAGATCTTGTTTGAAGATCTGATGTAAATTGATTAGAATTCATCAGACCACATGAGGCCTTCATCTGCCTTCATTACGGCCCTCAAGtgaatttttaaattaaaattggCAATTTTTGCCATTTATAAACCGTAACTATTGCTAAAACGTGTAAAAGCGTCGGAGTAGTAGTTCAGTATTATACCCCCTTCATCCCAACAAACAGGCTTTGCTTGCATCAACAGCACCTCGATGAATCAGTGGAGTCTAAAATGGAGTTAAAACACATCTTAGTGGTGAAGTtatgcagttttttgtttttttttaattaaatgaccTGGAAACATGAACTAATTTAAATATCAATTGTGCATGTTAATATTGACATTGAGTTAGCTTGTTTTTCCTTGCATGAATCGGATCTCTTTCCTTTTATTGTTATTGCACCAGCCTGGAGCCTTCAGAAGATGCACATActttttttatcatttccaAACTCTATATTTCCTCGTGATCTGCGAATCTTTCTGCTTCCTCCTACAGCAGCTGCTCGGCCAGCGCCGAGTCCTTCACTCCTGCCGCCAGCACGGCGAAGAGGACGGGGGGCAGGAGGGAGCGGAGGTACAGGGCCACCAGGGGGATGGGGTGGGCCAGAAgcacctccttcctcttcctgttcacCGTCTGCACAATCTCATTGGCCAGCACGGACGGCCGCACGCCGTGGGTCAGCTGACCGGCgatgactgcagagagagagagggagggagagacgtCACTGAGGGCTGAGAAACTTCCTGGGCGAGTGAGCTCGAGTCAGTTGGTCCTCTCACACTCGGCCAGGACATTGGTCTTGGGGGCGGGGTCAgtctcagggggcggggccggcggaGCCGAGGCGTTGATGAAGGTGTGGCTGATGGTGCTGACCGAGATCCCGTactcctccacctcggcccGCAGGCAGTCGAAGAAGGCCTGAGCCGCATGCTTGGAGGCCGCGACTGAAAAGTACACACAGCGAAAACACAGTTATGgcgtttctgtttcagaaaagtcttgcatttacacagcaacattttgtaggtgctgttttttttgtaataatccACGTGTATGCACACCAAGAACAGTAGCTGCAAACACTGAAACTCCTTTGAACTGTCTTTCTAGGTTATTTTGATCCATTCAGCATGGAATGTGTCtccacttatgcagatgatggtgtagtaAATGTACACAGTATTTCAGAAGTGACTTTAAATTTAAGAGTAAAGAGCACTGAGAAAAGTTCTGATTTCCTTCATTTCCATGGGGACTGAGTcacaatattttgaaaaagttgtgttttcagtagcTCCGATttcgttgccatggaaacggacagCCGAAACACAATAAAGgtttttaattttcatattGGATGAAAACTTCCATCCTGCTGGATACTCACATGAACTTCTGAAGGGAACCGCCAGTCGTCCCTGGATACTGTTCACCAGTATGATGTGTCCACATCTTCTGGACATCATGGATGGAAGCACACCTGACACATCGGTTCAAAATATCAACATCATTTTGGGAAAAACTCCGTGCTAAACTGCGCCGTGTGCGTCCGACCCACCTTTAGCCAGAGAGCTGGGCCCGAAGTAGTTGATGTCCATGATGTTTCTGTCCACTTCCAGGGAGATGCTTTGAACCGGGGCTTTCAGCTTCATGCTGCTGTTGCAGATCAGCACGTCCACGCAGCCGTAGCAGTCCATCACCTCAGCAGCCACATCCTCCACGCCGTCCACGTCGCTGAAGTCCAGGATCACCAGCTTCGGGGCAAAAGTCTGCAGAGAGACATCGAACACTGCTCACTCTGTGTATCAGTTCCTCAagagacattttattttcatgtttatttcatttgtgttcCACACTGACTGTCACAAATGGTCTAATCTCCAGGATATAAATGACTCAAGAAAGTAAAACAACTGAAGCagtctgctaaaaaaaaaaacaaacaaaggccTGAATAACTGaaggggggcaaaaaaaaaaaacaaatagaaagaaaaagaaactgaaaaatgaagGGGAAAACACTAGAGTTTATGCAAATCAATCAATATACAACATCTGAAAATCTTTCCTTTGTTTAGAattgttttaatgaattttcaATGAGagtcatttcctcagctggccctccacGACTTTTATTATAAGGTATTTTCTGCATCATTAAGTTTCTTAGGTTACAAATTCAAaggtgtggggaaaaaaagaataacgTAGAATGTCAGGAAAGACTGAAAAACCTGTCATCTAACATACTACATGAAACTCAGATTTAAGCTTCCTCCACTggaatagcaatccaactttgttGTCTGTCCATGCGTGAACTCACAATTGCTCATGctgctaaaacagctaaaagctGTAAATCAGGAAATGTAAATGAACCCAACACCAACAGCAGACTGAAATGGAGGGTTTTGTGCTTTGTTTTGACACATGTGCTGAGGCCTGTGTGTGGaagacactgggggacagtgaGTCGTCCAGCAGGATGTCCTGCTATTGTGTGGACCAGAGGAAGTGGTGATGAGGGAGGTGGCCACAGAACAGGATtatgataaaaacaaagacagagccTGATATTCTCCAGCGTGACCCTGCATTGAGCCCCGCTGTTATTTCCCATCAACTATCTGAGGATTCTCATGGTTTTGTGAGGTTTTTCTTTGCACTCTGTCAAGAACTGTCACTGCGCTCTCAAAGTTTCCGTCATATATTAAAAGTCATGAGATAGAGTTTACTGGAGAGGGATCTGCTGGTCGGCAACGTGGTTTGCCAAAATGATGACTCAGCATGACAGAAAAGTAAGAGTAATGATGCTAGTTTGGAGGGGTTTACTCAGGATTTGGCGGGCATGTGATGCTTAAAGCTGAAACAACTGTCAGCAGCCAGCGCTCATTTGGTGTCCTCACCTCTCTGGGGTCCGCTTCTTTGGTCAGGGAATCATACAAAGACTCCAGTTTATCCCAGCTGCTTCCACAGAGAATCAGCCTGGCACCTCCTTTATGGAAGAGCTGGGCACACTCTGGACACAAGAGTCCAAACATGGTGAGGTACTGTGGTGAAAGCATTTGTTATTTCACTAAAAAGCTCCAGCATATTGTTACCAGATTTACATTTAGACACAGATCAACACCACAGTGAGATGTTCATCAGTTTAgcttaaaatacagaaaactggCGTCCgaacatttaaaacatgaaaataattcCAGAAATATTAATGACATTTGAACAATAATGTCAAAAAAGtggtttttgaaaacacatttctcatgGACACCTCCACTTTGTAGTGAGCCTTTTATGCTACTATTTGAGAAATAATGTTCAAAGTTGGATTGAAAGACGCTCTTGATGattttttatgtgatttatgAGAACATGATCAGTTTAGCAATGagcatttgttttgtattttttttaaataaagtacAGAAACGTCACATGTTTGGGAGTAAAAATCCGAAATATTAAGACTAGCTCTCTTCTAGCTTTAAACATTTCACAGCATATAGTTTGATTTATTCCATTTCCAAAAATAGCACGGACAGACTTTAGATATCAGAAGGCTTTCTTGACGCTAGAAACAAAACCTCCATCAGTTTGAGgttaaatattcaaaacacaagCCGGGTCATTTACCAGTTCCCACCCCGGAGACGGCATCGGTGATCACCACCACTTTGTTCCGGACCAGAGACTTGGACATGAAGGTCATGACCTGGTTGTAGATGTAGTACACCCCCGCCGCCACGACGACCAGCATGGGCAACACCATCACCGAGGGGAGCCCCATCTTCTGCGGGGGGGAAAGAATCGATTCAATCAAGAAAACAATCAGAGATGATCCTTTCTttgctctttaatctggattGATCTAATCAGTAACAATCGCTGATTTAGTCTCAGTTCAGTTTAGTCACGTGTTGTAAATGTGCTGCTACAATAGCGGAGGAGTGAACCTCGGGCTACGGAGCAGCTCCACGGATCATGTGTCAGTGTTTGTCCTCACTGGGAGGCTGAAATCAAgagtaggggaaaaaaaataggtcAACCTCCAACCTGCACGTCTGTTTTGGAGCGGCTGGATAATATTTTAGAGGAGAGAGTTTTTATAACCTACCAGGAGTTTACTGAGGAGAAATGATAAATGAGAAGAAGAACCTGATTAATTGATTGCAGGGATGTCAGGTGTAGATTCTTCAGAATGTGGTGGCAAAGGTCCAGGTGACTCCATGCTTGTTAGACATTAAAGCGACtcaaacaacttaaaaaaaaaatacaaagagacTGAAGATGAGCTCAAAAACCTGTAATACAATCTGGCATGCTATAtaaacagtcattttcaaaacactgctctCTGAACGTGAaaagtttctgaaatgaaagtaGCAAAACCATGAGGAAATAGTTGGTGGATTTTTGGATAGCCAAACTGCGCTAGGCTAATCTGACTGATTTACCATGTCTCTTTACTAAACACTGAAGGAATTTGTAGcatttatctgtaaacagaCAAACTTTAACGTTGATCATTTCCCTGAATCTATCAATTTGCCAAATTTAGATGAATTTGAGGCCAGATTTGACGACGGCAGCTCTTGCTAACACGCTTCCCCATGTAAAGTGAGTGTGAGGACAGAAGCTAAATATATTCTGCCTCAGAATGTCTTGTGCTGTGTCATCTCCAGGAAGTTGTCATCAGACACCCCGAGTGGGGCAACAGGGGAGGTTAATACTTAAAAGCCGGGGCCGACCTTAGCTGTCCTCCTTCGTTTGGGCGCAAACACGTTAAGATAGCCTCTAATGCACATTACGAGTCACGGTGACTCCTGAGATCCAGGTCTCCTGCTTAGCCGGGCCTGATTAGGGTTAGTGGATATCTATagtaatgacacacacacacacagacacacacctgtaatCTGTGTTATTATTGGTTCACTTACAGCAGGGACGAGGAGTTAATCCTTCGGCAGGACTGGCTGTTGACGGTTTCTTTTCTGGGTTTAGTTAAGTAACAGAGGCCCTTCTCCTCCCTTTACGTCCCTTGCCCATTCACACAGCCCCGGTCTTCtctcttatgtgtgtgtgtgtgtgtgtgtgtgtatatgtgtgtgtccaCCCGGCTGCTGTCCACTGGAACTTGATGCTTATAATAGCgatccccccctccacccagttGGAGTCAGACATTAATACACACATATGCAGAGCGCAGTGTCCGAGGCACGTCGCCGTGTTGATGGAGCACCAGGGAGAGTgtcagctctgctctgtgtcAGACGGGAAGTGTTTGTATTGTACCGCTGTTTTAAAGCCACTCAGGAATGCTCGCTAGCCGATAATGTACTCGGCCGCTAATAAAAACTCAACTCGGGAACAGCTCGTAATGAGGGAGACCAAACACTTCCTGATGCTTTCCCACACGAGGACGCGATCCGGTTTATTTTTACTAAGCAGGTCCATTTACAGCACGCCgcgcagtggtgcagtggtttcctctgcagcctgacaggagtttgcatgttatcttTGTGCATATTTGTCTGGATTGAGGAATGGTGTCAAaaacactatttaaaaaaaaatctatatcaAAGTCTGAAACTTTTAGATTTCAATTGAAAACTTTTGACAGTGTGTTTGAAAAATGCTAGGACCTGTACCGATGAATAttattttagaaaaagaaaaaatatactAGTAGAAACTGAGTAAACTACAATATATTTCAtataactgattttttttttttgttttttttgtttcagagtaAAACTGAAGTTTAATGGAAAACATGTATGaggaacatttaaaatgtgtggcATAAACTGCAATGTGAACTGTgagtataataataatgtgtGAGTTTGATGATTATAACGTCCCAATGTGAAAACCCTGATCTATAAATGAAACACTGGAGGATTGCTTATGTTACATGATTGAAATGTAgacaaaaaatgtaaagaaaacaaaacaataaacaaattCTGCACACTTTATAATATAATTGACATGAGCAACATGTTGCAgcagtttttaaaacaaacaaataaacaaacaaacaaacaactgttCAATaatactttttgttttattttgggtTCCTAAAACATGTTCAATGTTTGGAAATGcagtcagatttattttttccagattTTGTTGAAAACTGAGTGGAACCCTGAATCTCCTCACCCACCTGACCTGTCGACGGTTCACCTGAGCTGCAGTAAGCCTGGTCTAGCTGTAGGTGGCGAACGTGAGCAGAATTCGCTGGATTCAACATGAGCGTGCCTGTTGTGAGCTACACCCTAAACTCTGCCTGAAatcctccctccacctcactCTCCGCCCTAAACCCTCTGTGCTCCACCCAAGACTCCACCCATAAccccttcctccacctcagcccccTCCCCAAACTCCCTCCTGtgctcttccctcctcctcgctctttCCTCCCCCATTGgctcttccctcctccctcaTTGGCTGTTCTCTTCTTCCCCCTCCACCTTTTCCCAAGGCTGTACCCTTTGCTTTCCCACTTCCACTCTTCCGGCCTCCTCCTTCCCTGTGCTCTTCCAACtactccaccctcctctccagTCTGTTCTTTGCTTCTCGCCTTTCCCGAGGCTCTTCCCTCGCTTTTCGctcccccccccaacccttTCCTCTGCCCTTTCCGCCGCTCTtactcccctccccccccctccccctgtgcTCTTCCCTCCGCCCCATCCGCTCCGCCCTcggctcctccctcctgcttccCTATGTGCTCCGCCCCCaggctctccctcctcctccctctgctcctgtgggaaagaagaaaataaacgTACGGCGGCTAACAGGCTAGTTATGGACCCGAGTCCCGGATCCTCCTCCTGACCGTGTCCTCCTCCACACCCGGAGCTCCGCGGACCGACACTCTGCCTGGAAGGAAACACTTTCTGGATTCCCgcacctttttttgttttttttttttttcttttcaaaagaaaaacttacAGGCTTTGGGGAGGATTCCTTCAGCTAGCCCGTGCAGCTAACGGAGGCTAACCTCACCCTGGATGAAGTTGGCATGGAGCGGCTGCTGCGGGGGGGATAGCCGCTTGCAAAGCTCTCCTTTCGGACCGGGCACCGGGAGTCCCGCGGTCACCTAGCGTCCCGGAGCCGGGAGGGTGTAGCCCGGCGTTGTTCCTGCGGATCATTTCTCCGGGAAAGCTAACAGGATATTAGCCACCTGGGCTAGGCCACGGACTGCAGAAAGCATTCATCACCCACCGAGCCATGGGCAGGCTGGCTCACTCCCCGAGAGGCAGCTGGAAACACCCGATCCGGGACGAGGAGCTCTGATCGAGGCCACACTAACTACTTTTATCAGTGTTTCACTCGAAGATGGCCCAGAGTTTTGGAGCTTTGTGCAAGTTGGaataaaagagtaaaaaaaaacaaaaaaaaaacacactgcagcccACCTTCCCCCACCTCCCCCGAGAGTTCACAAAGTGCATGAAATATAATGTCTACCGCCAAAGAAAATCCCTGTAGGAAATTCCAGGCGAACTTCTTCAACAAGAGTAAATGTCAGAACTGCTTCAAGCCCCGGGAGCTGCACCTCCTGACGGATCAGGACCTGACCCAGGTGAGAGCTACGATCACGCTCCTAAAACGCCTCAAACAAAGGTTTTCACGGGCTGTCAGGAGAGGAGACCCTCTCTGGGAACTGATGCTAAACTCCCGTGCAGAGAGATATCACCACTGGGGATGAGGAGCATGCTAAATAACAGCAACTTAGATTTTAGGCTCTGAATCAGGGGTGTCCAATGTAAGGCCTGCGGGCCAAAACTgtcccgcaagaggctccaattcgGCCCAGGAAATGATGAAGCAAAGTGTAAAATTTCCAACAACACAGATCCAAATCAGTTATGCTGCTATGAAAGGATATTTCAGTTTACTGTTTACAAATTACTTTCAGTTTCTAACAGATTTTACTGGTCCGGTCAACTTGaggtggctgtgtgtgtttaagtgccTAAATCTTAAAGCTTCTGGCTTCTGATCTTGCTCAAATGCATCCTCACAACATGCTACTTCATGGTGTGACTGCAACTCCTACTGAAACTCAATAAGTAAACAAGCCAGAAACATCATTTTCttcttccaaaaaaaattaacttgaAGATTTCTTTGAGGTTTTTACATTTAGCGGTGTCATCTTGCCATATGTTTAGCTTTAAATGATTAGTAGCACTCTGTCTGAGGAGTCGTAGAAACCAGCCGGATGTGATTAAAGTGATGCAATCAGTGAGAGATTATCTGGCTGTTTATTTTGGCTCGATCACAAGACACCTCCAGTCTCTCATCGGGAGTGTCGATCACTTTTTAGCAGGTTTTTACTCCTGAAACTCTCAGAAGTATTTGTTTTCCTATAGTAGACTTGTAATCTGGTAATAATCTGGTGACATGTTTGTCACAGTGCTGGAATTACAATTTATAACAtctcagagcttttttttttgcacattgaGCCAAACCTGTTACTCTAGTAAACAGTCATGGAAGTGCTTCACCTGTTCTGTAGTTGCAGTGTTGTCATCTGTTGTCACTCAATTCCTCCAGGGAAGAAGTCAGTAAGACAGAATGTTTACGCCCACTAGGAAATgggaaaagtagaaaaatatgTCTGCTGAGCTGGGAAGCTCccatttttgtttgtcttga
This genomic window contains:
- the dhrs7cb gene encoding dehydrogenase/reductase (SDR family) member 7Cb, with the protein product MGLPSVMVLPMLVVVAAGVYYIYNQVMTFMSKSLVRNKVVVITDAVSGVGTECAQLFHKGGARLILCGSSWDKLESLYDSLTKEADPRETFAPKLVILDFSDVDGVEDVAAEVMDCYGCVDVLICNSSMKLKAPVQSISLEVDRNIMDINYFGPSSLAKGVLPSMMSRRCGHIILVNSIQGRLAVPFRSSFAASKHAAQAFFDCLRAEVEEYGISVSTISHTFINASAPPAPPPETDPAPKTNVLAEFIAGQLTHGVRPSVLANEIVQTVNRKRKEVLLAHPIPLVALYLRSLLPPVLFAVLAAGVKDSALAEQLL